From the Bacteroidales bacterium genome, the window TTTTGTATTGAATTACTTTTTGATAGTGCAATACCTGTATATAACCTGTTTTTGTTTTCTTTTTTTTCAATTCCTGAAATAAGTTCAATTAAATTGCCATATGGAATATCTTCTGTTTTTCCGAAACTATATATCATAAAACTTTTGTAATAGTTTTGTTTTGATATTCCAAGACTGAATAAAAGTCTCGAATAGTCATAGAGATTAAGTAATGAATTGTTTGAAATTTGATTATCAAATTTGTAGTTGTTTAATGTTAATCTTCCTGCAAAAATTAAACGTGTTCGGTAATGTGACTTTGTTGATGTTTTTATCAATTTAAAACTTCGTCCTAACCATAAATCTTGGTAATTATTATTTATTTTGAAAACACAAGTTGAATCAATTGGATTTATGGCGTTCCACTCAGCATTTTGAAATACGTAACCTCCGGCATATTTCATTTCAGAAGTGATGAAGTTCCGGTTAAATTTTACTCTGATAATTTCTCTATCGTTTATATTAGCATATTTTATATTGCTATTAATAAAACTTCCGCTGATATTATAAATTTTATATTCTCCCGAATATCCTAAATATGATTTATAATTTCTGTCGTATATTATATTATTCTCTTGTAAGTGACCAAGTCCTAATATATTTTTATCGAAAATATCAAATGATACAGAACTAATATCCTTTACTTTTCCTTCAACACCAATTGACCAGACATCTTTAACAATTACATCAACATCAACAAGGTTGGTATCTAATGGATTTATTTTTAGATAGAGCCTCGCATCTTTAATATATGGTAAATCTCTTAGTATTCTTTCATTATCAGCAAAAACATAAGGATTTACTAACTCGCCCTTTTTTATTAAAAGGTTATTTTTAATAATTCGTGTTCTTGTATTAATATGTAATTTATTAGCAGTATTTCCTGTCCATGTTTTAGCTTTAAGTGTTGTATCGGTAACTAAAGGTCCAAAAACATCAAGTTTTTTTATTGATATTTTATTAATGATTTTGTCTTCATATTTTAAAAATGGTGTTTCACTTTTGATATGAATTTGTTTATCTTCAATATGATTATTAGGTGGAGTAAAAACCAAATGATAAATTTCATTAGTTATTTTTGTCTGGGAAGCTTTTTGATGTATATTGTTATAAAATTTTTCAGATTTTATATACGAATTATTGTTAAATTCAATTGAATCGTTATAAAAAAAAGTTGTATCGCTTTTTATAAATGTAAGTACATTATTAATTATAATGTATGAACCTTCTTTTACGGTTATACTATCTGCTTTTTTTGTTGTAGAAATATATTGTGCTGATGTATTAAAGTTGCACAATAATATAATATAAAAACTTAATATATTGTAACGGAATTTCAAAAATATCATCTGTAATTCAATGAGTTATAGTTTTTATTATAGCTTTTTAGGCTAAGGAAAAGGCTAAGGCTAAGGTTTTTATGCTAATTCCTTTTTCTTAATTATTTCCATTTTTTTAGCTTTGGGATAAAAAAATTATGGTTCTTGAAAATATATATATCGTTCCATATCAATAGTATTGTACATTTTAAAGTTATATTGACTTTGAATAATGACATGCCTAAGGCAGTTAAAAATATCGAATATTCGATATATTTTTATCTGTTTAATATCAGATTATTTCAAGAAATTGAACAATAAAAAAATTGTATAACCATACTTTTTTACATCTTAGCCTTAGCCTTTTCCTTAGCCTTTTATCACAAAATTATCTTTAATAATGAAAATATCTAAACCAAATTTTTAATGATAAAAATTTATAATATAATTATCAGGGAAGGTTTTAAATAATTTTTCCTGAAAGGCTTTTGCATTTTTTCTTTTTTCAAAATATCCTATAATTAATCTGTATTTTTTTTTATTATTGATTTTTGCAAATTGGATAATTATATTTTTATCATATATATTTTCTAATTCTTCAGCAGTTCTTAATAAATTATCTAATTCTGAATAACTTCCAATCTGGATACCATATCCCGCAGGCACAGCTTTTTGAATATCAATTGTGTAATATTCTGTTGAACCGTTGTAAATATCGTTATATTGAGTTATTTTATTGCTTTTATCAATTTTTGTTGAATCATTAACAAGTTCAATTTTTATTTCGGTAACACCTTTATTAATAAAATCTAATTTTTTTGCTGCAGATTTTGACACATCAATAATCCTGTCATTAATAAAAGGACCCCTGTCATTTATTCTAACAACAACTGATTTGTTATTTGACAAATTGGTTACTTTAACCATGGTGCCAAAGGAAAATGTTTTATGAGCAGCTGTAAATTTTGAGTGTGAATATTTTTCACCGTTTGCAGTGATTTTTCCTTCAAAATTATCAGCATAAAATGAAGCTTTACCGTATTGAACTGAGTTTTCCTGACTAAATAATTTAATATTTAAAAAAAATATTAGTATAATAAATAAATTCAGATAGTAAATCTTAATCATAATAAAATAATTATTTAATTAAACATTTTATTTTTCCGGTAATAATAAAGGTTTTTTCTTTTTTAAGTGAGCATTACTGATACTTGCATTAAGTTCAAAACCTATTAAAAGAACAAAAGCATTAAAATATAACCATAACAGAACTACTATTAATGTGCCTATTGAGCCATATAATTTATTGTAACGACCAAAATGGTTAATATAAAATG encodes:
- a CDS encoding septal ring lytic transglycosylase RlpA family protein, with translation MIKIYYLNLFIILIFFLNIKLFSQENSVQYGKASFYADNFEGKITANGEKYSHSKFTAAHKTFSFGTMVKVTNLSNNKSVVVRINDRGPFINDRIIDVSKSAAKKLDFINKGVTEIKIELVNDSTKIDKSNKITQYNDIYNGSTEYYTIDIQKAVPAGYGIQIGSYSELDNLLRTAEELENIYDKNIIIQFAKINNKKKYRLIIGYFEKRKNAKAFQEKLFKTFPDNYIINFYH